In Mycolicibacterium alvei, a single window of DNA contains:
- a CDS encoding AMP-binding protein, whose amino-acid sequence MGDTSILTLLNERAGLQGDDTAVTFIDYENSWDGVPESLTFAQLYRRTRNLARYLEQFGAPGDRALILAPQGIAYIVAFLGAMQAGRIAVPLSVPLGGASDDRVGSVLQNALPTVILTTSAVSGVVAEYVSSQPGGSTPSIVEVDLLDLDASPGRYGTGIHTPPDTAYLQYTSGSTRNPAGVMMSHENLMANFRQLLPGYFSASGNVIPPGATIVSWLPFYHDMGLYLGVCAPVLAGVPAVLTSPMAFLQRPARWIQLLANNSRAYTAAPNFAFELAVRKTSDDDLAGRDLSDVLVIITGAERVHPATLERFTDRFAKFKLNPAAIRPSYGLAEATVYVATNPPDRPPTVVRFESDKLTAGVAQRSENSSGTPLVSYQMSQSPMIRIVDSETRTECPPGSVGEIWVYGDNVATGYWGRPAESAATFGGQLVSPSDGTPEGPWLRTGDLGFDSDGELYVVGRIKDLLIVYGRNHSPDDIEATIQEITRGRCAAIAVPDGRTEKLVVIIEVRKQGDSHEETMDKLSAVKREVTSAISHSHSLGVADLVPVSPGSIPITTSGKVRRSACVEHYRQGQFARLDA is encoded by the coding sequence GACACTGCGGTCACTTTTATTGATTATGAAAATAGTTGGGACGGTGTTCCGGAGAGCCTGACGTTCGCGCAGTTGTATCGGCGGACGCGGAATCTGGCGCGATATCTCGAACAATTCGGGGCACCGGGTGACCGCGCGCTGATCCTGGCTCCGCAGGGGATCGCGTACATCGTGGCTTTTCTCGGCGCGATGCAGGCGGGGCGCATCGCGGTGCCGTTGTCGGTGCCGTTGGGGGGTGCCAGCGATGACCGCGTCGGATCGGTGTTGCAGAATGCGCTGCCGACCGTCATCCTCACCACCTCTGCGGTCTCGGGAGTGGTGGCCGAGTACGTCTCGTCTCAGCCCGGCGGATCGACTCCGTCGATCGTCGAGGTCGACCTGCTGGATCTCGACGCCTCGCCGGGGCGCTACGGCACCGGGATCCACACCCCGCCCGACACCGCATATTTGCAGTACACGTCGGGATCCACCCGGAACCCGGCCGGGGTGATGATGTCGCACGAGAACCTGATGGCCAATTTCCGGCAACTGTTGCCCGGCTATTTCTCCGCCTCCGGAAACGTCATCCCGCCCGGCGCAACCATTGTGTCGTGGCTGCCGTTCTATCACGACATGGGTTTGTACCTCGGAGTTTGCGCACCGGTGCTGGCCGGGGTTCCCGCTGTGCTCACCAGTCCGATGGCGTTCCTGCAACGACCGGCCCGGTGGATCCAATTGTTGGCAAACAATTCTCGTGCCTATACCGCCGCGCCGAACTTCGCCTTCGAATTGGCTGTGCGAAAAACATCGGACGATGACCTGGCCGGCCGTGACCTCTCCGATGTGCTGGTCATCATCACCGGCGCCGAACGGGTGCATCCGGCAACGCTCGAGCGCTTCACCGATCGCTTTGCGAAGTTCAAGCTGAACCCGGCGGCGATCCGCCCGTCGTACGGGCTCGCGGAGGCGACCGTCTACGTGGCGACCAACCCACCCGATCGGCCACCGACGGTAGTGCGTTTCGAATCCGACAAGCTGACCGCCGGTGTGGCGCAGCGTAGCGAGAACAGTAGCGGCACACCCCTGGTCAGCTACCAGATGTCGCAGTCGCCGATGATCCGCATCGTTGACTCGGAGACCCGCACGGAGTGTCCGCCCGGTTCCGTCGGCGAGATCTGGGTGTACGGCGACAACGTCGCGACCGGCTATTGGGGCAGACCCGCAGAGAGCGCGGCGACGTTCGGCGGTCAACTCGTATCGCCCTCGGACGGCACTCCCGAGGGGCCCTGGCTGCGCACCGGGGACCTCGGCTTCGACTCTGACGGTGAGCTGTATGTGGTCGGCCGCATCAAAGATCTGCTGATCGTGTACGGGCGCAACCATTCTCCCGACGACATCGAGGCGACGATCCAGGAGATCACCCGGGGTCGCTGCGCGGCCATCGCGGTTCCGGACGGCCGCACCGAGAAGCTCGTCGTCATCATCGAAGTTAGAAAGCAGGGCGACTCTCACGAGGAGACGATGGACAAACTCTCGGCCGTCAAGCGAGAAGTGACCTCGGCGATATCCCACTCGCACAGCCTCGGTGTCGCCGATCTCGTTCCGGTGTCCCCGGGTTCGATCCCGATCACCACGAGCGGCAAAGTCCGGCGATCGGCCTGTGTCGAGCATTATCGGCAGGGCCAGTTCGCCCGGTTGGACGCGTAG
- a CDS encoding alpha/beta fold hydrolase: MNLAYEDHGHGEAVLFIAGQGGLGRTWDLHQVPAFRAAGYRVITFDNRGVGATADTDTFTTATMVADTAELIERLGVAPVRLVGVSMGAYIAQELMLSRPDLVSQAALMATRGRNDRAREFFRQAELELAGSDVRVPPAYEAKLRLLENFSPRTLNDDGSVRDWIDTFTMWPTKPTRGIRAQYDVAPERDRRPAYRSISTPVLVIGFADDLVMPPHLGAEVAAALPNGRYLEIADTGHLGFLERPNSVNSAILEFFADA; encoded by the coding sequence ATGAATCTGGCCTACGAAGACCATGGCCACGGTGAGGCGGTGCTGTTCATTGCCGGCCAAGGCGGTCTCGGACGCACCTGGGATCTTCACCAGGTGCCTGCATTCCGTGCGGCCGGGTACCGCGTCATCACGTTCGACAACCGGGGAGTCGGTGCCACAGCGGATACCGATACGTTCACCACTGCGACGATGGTGGCCGACACCGCCGAGTTGATCGAGCGGCTGGGCGTTGCACCCGTGCGGCTCGTCGGTGTCTCGATGGGCGCCTACATCGCCCAGGAGCTGATGCTGTCCCGGCCGGACCTGGTGAGCCAGGCGGCGTTGATGGCCACGCGGGGCCGCAACGACCGGGCGCGCGAGTTCTTTCGGCAGGCGGAATTGGAACTTGCCGGGTCAGATGTGCGGGTCCCGCCTGCCTACGAGGCGAAACTGCGTTTGCTGGAAAACTTTTCGCCAAGGACTCTGAATGACGACGGCTCGGTTCGGGACTGGATCGATACCTTCACGATGTGGCCGACCAAGCCGACCAGGGGGATTCGCGCTCAGTATGACGTCGCTCCGGAGCGGGATCGGCGGCCCGCGTACCGGTCGATCTCCACACCGGTGCTGGTGATCGGTTTCGCCGATGACCTCGTGATGCCTCCGCACCTCGGCGCAGAGGTGGCAGCGGCCCTTCCGAACGGCCGCTACCTCGAAATCGCCGACACGGGTCACCTGGGATTCCTCGAACGGCCGAATTCGGTGAATTCGGCAATCCTGGAGTTCTTCGCCGATGCCTGA